One window from the genome of Methyloradius palustris encodes:
- a CDS encoding TIR domain-containing protein yields the protein MAYRNGTYVAFHANNTSDPTASDIKYYNTLKMWSSNKSIEFNLINSHEKTSAVRDTSLRETLRRALVTRLNNSKHMLLILTETTKNDTDWVPFEISHAIDTCNIPIIAVYPNFD from the coding sequence ATGGCATATCGTAATGGAACATACGTAGCTTTTCACGCTAACAATACAAGCGACCCAACAGCGTCAGATATTAAATACTACAACACTCTCAAAATGTGGAGTTCTAATAAAAGTATTGAATTTAATTTAATTAATAGTCATGAAAAAACATCAGCAGTACGAGACACGTCATTAAGAGAAACTCTTCGTAGAGCGTTAGTAACGAGGCTTAATAACTCAAAACATATGCTGTTAATCCTTACAGAAACAACTAAAAATGATACAGATTGGGTACCATTTGAAATTTCACATGCAATAGACACCTGTAATATACCTATCATTGCAGTTTATCCAAATTTCGACTAG